One segment of Polyangiaceae bacterium DNA contains the following:
- a CDS encoding isochorismate synthase — MSFERALADAVQRAERARPDQLIVIGGAASPSDIKHAAHMPAPILWDSSRSLGGDGVRFEAWGSAAVVQANGDSRFEHVRARAHALLADAWVIGDAEPRFVGGFAFSAGRRGAFTAFGDARFVLPRWSAAPGHLQLTARASELWKSSNLVSELGQAPAGATARGGGATQESNGISAFRLAATEALSRIGAGTLEKVVVVRESKLAGACSLRDAWPRLETESAPVHFAISSGEHTFLGASPELLVAFDGQALKTEAIAGTAARRGNELEETEGLLASEKDGREHAFVVEAIMEALRARGAVSITALSRHVRTLRNVHHLATPILASAPTTHVLDWVAALHPTPAVCGVPRKAALQFIAEQEPFERGWFAAPVGWFDLQGRGQFCVALRSALLTPNETHLFAGAGLVQGSEVDAELAETEAKFASMRRALGFDESATAHTTAQQRSAP, encoded by the coding sequence GTGAGCTTCGAGCGCGCCCTGGCCGACGCGGTCCAGCGCGCGGAGCGTGCGAGACCCGATCAACTGATCGTGATCGGGGGTGCGGCATCGCCGTCAGACATCAAACACGCGGCGCACATGCCGGCGCCCATTCTGTGGGACTCGTCGCGCAGCCTGGGCGGTGATGGGGTGCGCTTCGAGGCATGGGGCTCTGCGGCGGTGGTGCAGGCCAACGGCGACTCGCGCTTCGAGCACGTGCGCGCACGGGCTCACGCTTTGTTGGCGGACGCATGGGTCATCGGGGACGCAGAGCCGCGCTTCGTCGGTGGGTTTGCCTTTTCAGCGGGGCGACGCGGAGCCTTCACTGCTTTCGGCGATGCGCGCTTCGTCCTGCCGCGCTGGAGCGCGGCACCCGGCCACCTGCAACTCACCGCGCGCGCATCCGAGTTGTGGAAATCCTCAAATCTAGTCTCCGAGCTAGGCCAAGCGCCGGCAGGCGCGACTGCGCGGGGCGGCGGAGCGACCCAAGAGAGCAACGGCATCAGTGCGTTCCGCCTCGCGGCTACGGAAGCGCTGTCGCGCATCGGCGCAGGCACCCTCGAGAAAGTCGTGGTCGTGCGCGAAAGCAAGCTCGCAGGCGCCTGCTCTCTACGAGATGCGTGGCCCCGGCTCGAGACCGAGTCAGCGCCCGTCCACTTCGCGATCAGCTCTGGGGAACACACCTTCTTGGGAGCGAGTCCTGAGCTTCTGGTCGCCTTCGACGGCCAGGCGCTGAAGACCGAGGCCATTGCGGGGACGGCGGCTCGACGCGGCAACGAGCTGGAAGAGACCGAAGGACTGCTGGCGTCGGAGAAGGACGGCCGTGAACACGCCTTCGTCGTCGAGGCCATCATGGAGGCTTTGCGTGCCCGCGGCGCCGTATCCATCACAGCGCTTTCCCGTCACGTGCGCACGCTTCGCAACGTGCATCACCTGGCAACGCCCATTCTCGCCAGCGCACCGACGACCCATGTCCTGGATTGGGTTGCAGCACTGCATCCCACCCCTGCCGTCTGCGGCGTGCCTCGCAAAGCGGCGCTGCAATTCATCGCCGAGCAGGAGCCTTTCGAGCGCGGCTGGTTCGCGGCGCCCGTGGGCTGGTTCGATTTGCAGGGCCGCGGTCAGTTTTGTGTGGCGCTACGCAGCGCCTTGCTCACGCCAAACGAGACCCATTTGTTCGCCGGAGCCGGCCTCGTGCAGGGTTCGGAGGTCGATGCGGAGCTGGCAGAAACCGAAGCGAAGTTTGCCAGCATGCGGCGCGCCCTTGGTTTCGACGAGTCAGCCACTGCTCACACCACGGCACAACAGCGGAGCGCGCCGTGA
- the ubiE gene encoding bifunctional demethylmenaquinone methyltransferase/2-methoxy-6-polyprenyl-1,4-benzoquinol methylase UbiE codes for MSTPPTEPVRPGSGQMFDQIAGRYDLLNRILSLGVDQGWRKQTVRSLELQGACRVLDVATGTGDLAIAIARMLPEAEVVGVDPSVGMLKVGEEKLRDAALADRVSLREGSVEALPCEDDSFDAVTIAFGIRNAQDRAKGLAEMARVTRSGGRVAVLELGEPEEGLLRSLARFHIRTVVPFVGGFLSGSREYRYLQTSIAAFPPRAEFAEMMRTAGLESVEARPLTFGAANLFVGVAP; via the coding sequence GTGAGCACTCCCCCTACGGAGCCGGTGCGTCCCGGCAGCGGTCAGATGTTCGACCAGATCGCGGGTCGCTACGATCTGCTCAACCGAATCCTGTCCCTAGGTGTGGACCAGGGGTGGCGCAAGCAGACGGTCCGCAGCCTGGAGTTGCAGGGCGCCTGTCGCGTCTTGGACGTTGCAACAGGAACTGGCGATCTCGCGATTGCCATCGCTCGAATGCTGCCCGAGGCAGAAGTCGTCGGCGTCGATCCCTCCGTGGGCATGCTGAAAGTGGGTGAGGAAAAGCTCCGCGATGCTGCCCTCGCGGACCGGGTGAGTCTGCGCGAAGGCAGTGTGGAAGCGCTGCCCTGCGAAGACGACAGCTTCGACGCGGTCACCATCGCCTTCGGCATCCGCAACGCCCAAGACCGCGCCAAAGGGCTGGCGGAAATGGCGCGCGTGACCCGCAGCGGCGGGCGCGTCGCGGTGCTGGAACTCGGCGAGCCCGAGGAAGGCCTCCTACGCTCCTTGGCGCGATTCCACATCCGCACCGTCGTGCCCTTCGTGGGCGGGTTCCTCTCCGGCAGCCGCGAGTACCGCTACCTGCAAACGTCGATCGCTGCGTTTCCACCTCGCGCCGAGTTTGCCGAGATGATGCGCACCGCGGGTCTCGAGTCCGTGGAGGCCCGACCCCTCACCTTTGGGGCAGCCAACCTGTTCGTTGGAGTCGCCCCGTGA
- the aroF gene encoding 3-deoxy-7-phosphoheptulonate synthase — protein MIVTLKPGSDVAAAKSRLAGLGLWIDSVERSALGEVHLVVGRASTRVESATIEGLPEVLAVSQSGNNRPRMEAQGPRVEVRAGLAIDGAEPVLMAGPCSVESESQIHRIARKVRASGARLLRGGAFKPRTSPYDFQGYGKDAATWLRSAADAEGLAVVTEVMSEADVPLISNVADMLQVGSRNMQNFALLKAVGRAGRPVLLKRSMSATVDEWLHAGEYLLVHGASGVVFCERGIRGFDPSTRNLLDLGAVALIAKVFGMPVVVDPSHAAGRRDLVIPLAKAALAAGAAGLLIEVHDEPENAKSDGAQSVMPQALLGLGFVNEVQS, from the coding sequence ATGATTGTTACTTTGAAGCCAGGTTCGGACGTTGCCGCTGCCAAGAGCAGACTGGCAGGGCTCGGACTCTGGATAGATAGCGTCGAACGCTCTGCCTTGGGCGAGGTTCACCTGGTGGTCGGGCGCGCCTCGACGAGGGTCGAGTCTGCGACGATCGAGGGACTGCCGGAGGTGCTCGCAGTGAGTCAGTCCGGCAACAACCGCCCCCGTATGGAGGCGCAAGGCCCGCGCGTAGAGGTGCGAGCGGGTCTCGCCATCGACGGCGCAGAGCCGGTGTTGATGGCCGGCCCGTGCTCGGTAGAGTCGGAATCGCAGATCCATCGCATCGCGCGCAAGGTGCGAGCCTCGGGTGCGCGTCTGCTGCGCGGGGGCGCCTTCAAACCGCGAACCAGCCCTTACGATTTTCAGGGCTACGGCAAGGACGCGGCGACGTGGCTTCGCTCCGCCGCGGATGCAGAGGGTCTGGCCGTCGTCACCGAGGTCATGAGCGAAGCCGACGTGCCGCTGATCTCCAACGTTGCGGACATGCTGCAAGTGGGCTCGCGCAACATGCAGAACTTCGCGCTGCTGAAGGCCGTGGGCCGTGCGGGACGTCCGGTTCTGCTCAAACGCAGCATGTCGGCCACCGTGGACGAGTGGCTTCACGCGGGCGAGTACCTGCTCGTGCATGGCGCTAGTGGCGTGGTCTTCTGTGAGCGCGGCATCCGCGGCTTCGACCCCAGTACGCGCAATCTACTCGACCTGGGCGCCGTGGCTCTGATCGCGAAAGTGTTCGGCATGCCGGTCGTGGTCGATCCTTCGCACGCCGCGGGACGCCGCGATCTGGTGATTCCCCTCGCCAAAGCCGCGCTGGCCGCGGGAGCGGCGGGACTCCTGATCGAGGTGCACGACGAGCCCGAGAACGCCAAGAGCGACGGCGCCCAGTCCGTGATGCCCCAAGCGCTGCTCGGACTCGGCTTCGTGAACGAGGTGCAGTCGTGA